GGCGATGTTCGCATTGGCGGCGCGCGGCCACGACACCCTCTTCGAACAGCTGGTGGCCTGCATCCTCTCCATCCGCACCCTGGACGAGGTGAGCCTCCCGGCCTCGCTCGCGCTGCTCGAACGCGCCTCCACCCCGGAGGCCCTCGCGCGCCTGTCCCCCCGGGACATCGACGCCCTCATCCAGCCCGTCACCTTCCACGATGCGAAGGCGCACCAGCTCCACGCCATCGCCGTGAGGACGCGGGACGAATTCGGCGGCGCGCTCCCCTGCGACGCCCAGGTGCTCCAGTCCTTCAAGGGCGTGGGGCCCAAGTGCGCGCACCTGGCGCTCGGCATCGCCTGTGGCCATGAGGCCATCAGCGTGGACATCCACGTCCATCGCGTGACGAACCGCTGGGGCTACGTGAAGGCGCGCACCCCGGAGGCGACGATGCAGGCCCTCCAGGACGTGCTCCCGCGCCGGTACTGGGTGCAGCTGAACCGGCTGCTCGTCCCCTTCGGCAAGCACGTGTGCACCGGCTCGCGGCCGAAGTGCTCCACCTGCCCGGTGCTGCGCGCCTGTCGCCAGGTGGGCGTGACGAACCCGCGCTGAAGCCTACCGGTCGTGCCCCACCAGCTGCGTCGCGCGTCGCGCCAGCCTCCGCCACGGATTGGTGCGCCCGCCATTCTCCAGCGACATCTCCTGGCTCAGGCGCA
This region of Myxococcus stipitatus genomic DNA includes:
- a CDS encoding endonuclease III domain-containing protein, with protein sequence MTTSRRAGSRRTKRSTSARTTRARTAPAVVSEPPPRADKVPFDIDDVLARVREAVRDFADAAMFALAARGHDTLFEQLVACILSIRTLDEVSLPASLALLERASTPEALARLSPRDIDALIQPVTFHDAKAHQLHAIAVRTRDEFGGALPCDAQVLQSFKGVGPKCAHLALGIACGHEAISVDIHVHRVTNRWGYVKARTPEATMQALQDVLPRRYWVQLNRLLVPFGKHVCTGSRPKCSTCPVLRACRQVGVTNPR